The sequence ACCGGCAAACCTACAATTGAGATAATCTTCAGATGAGCCGTTTCCTTCACTAAATTCCGTAAAGCATTCTCAGCCTCTGAAATAAGCAATTGTTGATGAAAAAGATCCGCACATGTGTAAGCCGTTATACATAGTTCCGGAAAACAAACGATCTGCACATCTTGCTGAGACGCTTTTTCAATTAATGCTTGAATGCGTGTTGCATTATAGGTACAATCAGCGACTTTGACATGCGGTATTGCAGTTGCAACTTTTAGGAATCCGTGGTTCATATACATTGGAATTTTCTATTGCAAAGGTAGGGCATTTTTTTAATGATTAAATAATCTGGCATTTCAATAAATATCGGATCATTGTTGACCGTTGCGTTTTGCCTATATCCAGAGAATGACGATCTTTCGTTGACCTTCAAATACATGTTTCTTCCAAGATATTTGGATTTTGCTCCCGCCAAATGTATCTTTGAGATATTAAAACATTATTTAGCACTTCATAATTCAACAAAAACTAACTGTATGAACAGATCGTCTTTAATATTTTCAACAGCCAACAGCATCACAATGGATGCCGCACTCTTTTTATTAAGATTGCTTACTGCCGGTTTTATGCTGACACACGGACTGGAAAAACTCAGTAATTTCAGCTCTCTTGCCGAAGAATTTCCAGATCCGCTTGGAGTCGGCCACTCTGCCTCCTTAATCATGATGCTTTTCTCTGAAGTTGGTTGTTCTCTGCTTATTTTGCTTGGTTTATTCACCCGCCTTGCAACATTGCCCTCCATCTTCGGAATGAGCATCGCATTTTTTGTCATCCATGCCGGTATGCCGTTTGCAGCAAAAGAACTTGCGGGAATCTATCTACTGCTTTACATCATCATTTTATTAATGGGCCCGGGACGATATTCAGCCGACTACATTATTGACAAGTGGCTCAAGAGAGAGTAAAAACAAATAAGGCGCCAAACTATGTTTAGCGCCTTATTTGTTTTAATTAGAATGCTTATATTTTTTCGATACTTGTAGCAGGGATAAATCCGGCATTGCCGTCAGGCAGTTCCACTTCCGTCCATCCGGAAACGCTGTTTTTTATCGTTACCTTGGTACCGGCATGCATCACAAACATATCCTTTCCATTCAAAGCCGGAGAATCTTTGGCTGTAACAGAACCCACCATAATGATTCCATCAGTAGAGTTAACCACTTTATTGCTTTGCTTTACCGCATACCCAACCGATATCAATGCAATTACAAATGAAGCAATTGCAACATTGAATGTGGTCTTCCGCAATGAACGGTAACGCCCGAAAATAAAAACAAGGAAAGCCGTAAGGGCCAGCATAAACAAAATAACGCTAAATACTGCCCATCCGTTGGACGACATAATATCGCCCAGATTATTGACCCATTGTTTCAAAAAGAAGACAGATGTTACATCAACATTATCCACGACCTTCTTCTGCGCTATTTCCAGATTAAACTCAGCATCATCATAATTCGGCTTTAGCAACAAAGCACGATTATAATTCAAAATAGCTTTTGCTATATCACCCGAACGATAATAGGCGTTCCCGAGATTGTAATATAATTCAGCAGAAGAACCCTGCGACTGCAACACCATTTCATACTGCTGAACAGCCGCTGTATAATTTTTCTGGGCATACAATACATTTGCTTCTTTCACAGATGCCTGTTGAGCAAACACGACCAACGTCATTAATGCAAATATGCAGATAACAAAAGGTCTTTTCATTCCGGTTTTATATCTTAACATTTCCATTCTCGTTATTTTTTAATGCATCCTTCCAACGCTTCAATAACTGCAACTGCCTCTGCAAACACCTTGTCAAGGGCATCATTAGACGTTACAGGTGCATAACGTGCAAACTCACATGTATTGAGCAGTTCCATGTAACGACCGATAAGAGCCTCCTCTACTGAATGAGCTTCCAGTTCCGCTTTCATTGTTTCCTTCGTCAGATCAGCAACCGGAATGTTGAGCTTATAACTCAGATAACCCCAACAAGCTCTCAACACTTCATCGTAGAACGGTTCTTTTTTCTGGTCTTTGAGATATACAGATGCCTGTTTCAACCGTTTCAATGCCATTTTATTAGCTTTCCGGTTGCGAACCAAAGCAATATTTGCGTTATCGCGTGCTTGTTTGCGGAACAGGAAGTATAATATCACCGCAATTAACAGAGGTATGATATACAGCAACCAGAAACCAACTGATTTAATCAAAAATTCAGGTTGCTTCGAGACACTAAAATCACCCGTATTGATATAACGAATATCTTTATTCAGCACCTTTATATTCTCCTTTTGTGTGTAGTTGTCAACTACTGTGGATGAACTACCCGATCCCTTATCTACATGAATCTTATATTGCGGTGTAGAAACGGTTTTATACGTATGGGTCGATACATCAAAATACGAGAACGAAACGGGAGAGATGACAAAGTCACCCGGCTGACGGGGAATAGCAAGATATTCCATTGTCTTTGTACCGGTAACGCCCGATGCAGAAGGTCTGTAGTTATTATCCACCTTCGGTTCGTAAGCCTCAAAATCGGCCGGATATTTTAGTGGCAACGTATTTATCAGCTTCAGATTACCTGTACCGGAAATAGTAATACGAATCGTAACAGGTTCGTTGGTTTTCATGGTGGTTTTATCAATCTGCGCATTCACATGAAAGTCGCCAACAGCGCCTGTGAATGTTGCAGGTTTACCTGCAAGAGGCAACGGAGTGACGTTTATGCGGATTGACGGGGCAACCAGTGTACGTTTTACATCCTGGTACGTATCGAAGAAATCGTCGAATATACTTTTTACTTTCCGTTGGTTACGCAAACGAAAACCAAATGTTCCCGAAGCCTTTTCAATGTCATACGTTCCTGAGCGTTGAGGAAACAAAAGCACCTGATAGAGAACAAAGGTTGTATAATTGTGCCCTTTGTAATTTTCAAGTTGCGGACGCTGATCTGTCGGCAGATCTATTTTCTGCATCACAAACCCTTTAAACTCGGGCAATTTAAAACTTTCCACTCCCAATACATCCGGCAAAGAATAAAGCTTGTAAGTAACAAGAAATGCTTCCTGTTCGTACACTTTTGTCTTGGTAACATTGGCCTTCAAAAAAGCGTCTCCCGACGAAAGGGAAACTGACGAACTTCCGCCGCCCTGAGGTTCTCCGCCGCCGCTATTACTATTTGCCTTTGCATTCTTATCCTGCGGGAGCACCTTGAGTGATAATCCATTGGAAACGAGACGCTGCTTAGCAACGGTTATAGTTGCGGGACCTACCGGAAACGTTCCGAGTTTACGGGCCATCAATGTATAAGTGATTGTCAACGAACCGCTATAATGACCATTAATCATCTGCTGCGAACTGGTGGTATATGGGCCTGCCAAAATTTCAAAATTACTCAGATCCGGCAACCTCAGTTCATCTGCATCTGCAGCAGTATTTATAACATACGATAGTTGGAACGGTGAACCTAAAACGACTGATGAAGGAGCCTTCGCCACAAAAGAAATTTTTTGTGCGCTCAGTTGACCGGCACCCAACAGTATCAGTGCGAATACCAATAGACTGTATTTCTTCATTTTATATTTCGATTTCTATACGCTGAATTGTAAACTAAAACGGCAATATTAATTTCTTTGCTGTCAATAACTTCCAAATCGTTCTGTTATTAACAACACATATTACCAGTCTTTTTCGGGATTTTGTGAACGTGCCTTGGCTTTTCGCTCATTCATTTTTTGCTGCACGTTCTTTTCATTTTGCTGAATAGCATCCAGAATCTGCTCTGCATTTTGTTTCGACATGCCAC comes from Paludibacter jiangxiensis and encodes:
- a CDS encoding DoxX family protein → MNRSSLIFSTANSITMDAALFLLRLLTAGFMLTHGLEKLSNFSSLAEEFPDPLGVGHSASLIMMLFSEVGCSLLILLGLFTRLATLPSIFGMSIAFFVIHAGMPFAAKELAGIYLLLYIIILLMGPGRYSADYIIDKWLKRE
- a CDS encoding tetratricopeptide repeat protein; the encoded protein is MEMLRYKTGMKRPFVICIFALMTLVVFAQQASVKEANVLYAQKNYTAAVQQYEMVLQSQGSSAELYYNLGNAYYRSGDIAKAILNYNRALLLKPNYDDAEFNLEIAQKKVVDNVDVTSVFFLKQWVNNLGDIMSSNGWAVFSVILFMLALTAFLVFIFGRYRSLRKTTFNVAIASFVIALISVGYAVKQSNKVVNSTDGIIMVGSVTAKDSPALNGKDMFVMHAGTKVTIKNSVSGWTEVELPDGNAGFIPATSIEKI
- a CDS encoding BatD family protein, whose translation is MKKYSLLVFALILLGAGQLSAQKISFVAKAPSSVVLGSPFQLSYVINTAADADELRLPDLSNFEILAGPYTTSSQQMINGHYSGSLTITYTLMARKLGTFPVGPATITVAKQRLVSNGLSLKVLPQDKNAKANSNSGGGEPQGGGSSSVSLSSGDAFLKANVTKTKVYEQEAFLVTYKLYSLPDVLGVESFKLPEFKGFVMQKIDLPTDQRPQLENYKGHNYTTFVLYQVLLFPQRSGTYDIEKASGTFGFRLRNQRKVKSIFDDFFDTYQDVKRTLVAPSIRINVTPLPLAGKPATFTGAVGDFHVNAQIDKTTMKTNEPVTIRITISGTGNLKLINTLPLKYPADFEAYEPKVDNNYRPSASGVTGTKTMEYLAIPRQPGDFVISPVSFSYFDVSTHTYKTVSTPQYKIHVDKGSGSSSTVVDNYTQKENIKVLNKDIRYINTGDFSVSKQPEFLIKSVGFWLLYIIPLLIAVILYFLFRKQARDNANIALVRNRKANKMALKRLKQASVYLKDQKKEPFYDEVLRACWGYLSYKLNIPVADLTKETMKAELEAHSVEEALIGRYMELLNTCEFARYAPVTSNDALDKVFAEAVAVIEALEGCIKK